One region of Quercus lobata isolate SW786 chromosome 2, ValleyOak3.0 Primary Assembly, whole genome shotgun sequence genomic DNA includes:
- the LOC115976203 gene encoding uncharacterized protein LOC115976203 → MASYCSCCVVQLFFFFLGVVVFLNVGCLDGVHAATTVKVGNISKVEDAVNFHIYYGQTFKVIKNAIDGKSYLLIQDNSRMAARTKYCTPRIKSFVIPMSNYSIDTELFAVSFFELLGLLGSLKGITSDSVASQCVLKLYEGGEIEIINKSEPQQLAQFAVHFVTNTDQQEASNFASFAPFVEETPLQRAEWIKFLGVFVNLETTANQVYDAVKENYLCLTKVAASKKSFKPTVAWMGYYDGVWSFTKETYKMKYTEDAGGGNVDNSINKMSYNISNSDDLDELHAILCTVDVIIDETYTADPSGYTLAAFLQNVNIEDHSCFAFLTNQSLWRYDKRVYNSTTLDWFDGAVSQPQLVLADLVEALFPTGNYTTTHFRNLAKEEGVISISANMCDRDTSVALQPTIVACG, encoded by the exons ATGGCTTCTTATTGCTCTTGTTGTGTGGtgcaactcttcttcttcttccttggCGTAGTGGTCTTCTTAAATGTTGGGTGTCTTGATGGTGTTCATGCAGCAACAACGGTGAAAGTGGGTAACATTTCAAAGGTGGAAGATGCCGTCAATTTCCATATATACTATGGCCAGACCTTCAAAGTCATCAAGAATGCCATTGACGGCAAGAGCTACCTTCTCATCCAG GATAACTCGAGGATGGCAGCAAGGACAAAATATTGCACCCCAAGGATCAAATCGTTCGTCATCCCAATGTCAAATTATTCCATTGATACCGAATTATTTGCAG TTTCCTTTTTCGAG CTTCTTGGCTTACTAGGGAGCTTGAAGGGCATTACATCAGATTCTGTGGCTTCTCAATGTGTATTAAAATTGTATGAAGGTGGAGAAATTGAGATAATTAACAAGAGTGAGCCCCAACAACTTGCGCAATTTGCAGTGCACTTTGTTACCAACACTGATCAACAAGAAGCTAGCAATTTTGCATCTTTTGCTCCATTTGTAGAAGAGACACCTCTGCAG AGGGCAGAGTGGATCAAGTTTTTGGGAGTTTTTGTAAATCTTGAAACTACAGCCAATCAAGTCTACGATGCA gttaaagaaaattatttgtgCTTGACTAAAGTCGCGGCGAGCAAGAAATCATTCAAACCAACAGTAGCCTGGATGGGATATTATGAT GGTGTCTGGTCATTTACAAAGGAAACATACAAGATGAAG TACACAGAAGATGCAGGTGGAGGGAATGTGGACAACTCTATCAATAAGATGAGCTATAACATCTCTAATTCTGATGATTTGGATGAATTGCATGCCATCCTATGT ACTGTGGATGTCATTATTGACGAAACATATACTGCTGATCCATCTGGCTACACTTTAGCAGCTTTTCTCCAGAATGTAAATATTGAAGATCACTCCTGTTTTGCTTTTCTTACAAACCAAAGCTTATGGAGATATGATAAAAGAGTTTACAACTCAACTACTCTTG ATTGGTTTGATGGAGCTGTCTCTCAACCCCAGTTGGTTTTAGCAGATCTTGTTGAAGCTTTATTTCCTACAGGAAATTACACTACAACACATTTTAGAAACCTTGCAAAG GAAGAAGGAGTAATAAGCATCAGTGCTAACATGTGTGACAGGGATACCTCCGTAGCATTGCAGCCCACCATAGTAGCTTGCGGATAA
- the LOC115976204 gene encoding PH, RCC1 and FYVE domains-containing protein 1 isoform X2 — MRNAMAISVPNSPYIEADNMNKKGSIHANAEYGKNVPHRHVMPCGSQQKEKNNILKDVMIWGEGVGGIVGGWVDKFGHHDGMQVDAVLPKLLESTMMFDVQNISLGGKHAALVTKNGEVFCWGEEKGGRLGHKINIDVSFPKIVEPLIGFHVKSVACGEYQTCAVTDSGELYTWGDNGCGADLMGEERNRSSWLPCKLSGPLEGVNISHVACGEWHTAIASTSGQLFTYGDGTFGVLGHGNLQSVSQPKEVESLKGLWVKSVACGSWHTAAIVDVVVDRFKFNAKVGKLFTWGDGDEGKLGHATQGRKLLPTCVTQLLDHDFVQISCGRMLTVGLTNLGTVYTMGSVVHGQLGNPQAKDKSITVVEGKLKEEFIKEISSGSNHIAVLTSSGSVFTWGKGANGQLGLGDLEDRYSPTLVETLRDRKVESISCGSSFTAAICLHKSVSVSDQSACSGCTLPFGFTRKKHNCYNCGLLFCRACCSKKVTNASLAPDSSKAFRVCNPCFTNLQKITHSGRLLKLESGSPRQLLTQRKVFTDEKEERGDVTPKWSQMLSIRQSCTRGSQYGGRKKLENKGENQYHSEPVSSSGGLPQWGQVPCPPLFKTCCPKNAGAIIPLAENQLSSVLPLHSVSAASSDLNAEKGISKPDEMLMEEVQRLRAEARSLEKQCETRSQKIQECQQQIEETWSLAKEEASKCKAAKEVIKALALKLHTMSEKASSKKEGKDGIHVSLPQIAPVYADRIEGVHHMIVATHLPPEVGLSKDRQVDSLSNTPIVFSDTLKSKYGRQICHEKTRSVENSHDTRTESPKNGINASKPEWVEQYEPGVYITFTSLPSGQKGLKRVRFSRKRFTEREAVRWWEENQVIVYQKYDIEGYSNSS; from the exons ATGCGAAATGCAATGGCTATTTCGGTTCCAAATTCTCCGTATATTGAAGCAGATAATATGAACAAGAAAGGATCAATTCATGCTAATGCAGAATATGGAAAGAATGTGCCTCATAGGCATGTTATGCCTTGTGGATctcagcaaaaagaaaagaacaatatTTTGAAGGATGTTATGATTTGGGGTGAAGGAGTAGGAGGGATTGTTGGTGGTTGGGTGGATAAGTTTGGTCACCATGATGGAATGCAAGTAGATGCTGTATTACCCAAATTGTTGGAATCCACCATGATGTTTGATGTGCAGAACATATCTTTAGGAGGGAAACATGCTGCCTTAGTTACCAAAAATGGGGAAGTATTTTGTTGGGGTGAGGAGAAGGGGGGTAGACTAGGGCACAAAATTAATATAGATGTGAGCTTTCCCAAAATTGTTGAACCCCTTATAGGGTTCCATGTAAAATCTGTTGCCTGTGGTGAATATCAAACATGTGCTGTGACAGACTCTGGTGAGCTATATACATGGGGTGATAATGGTTGTGGTGCTGATTTAATGGGTGAGGAGAGAAATAGAAGTTCGTGGTTGCCATGTAAACTTTCTGGCCCTTTGGAGGGTGTAAATATATCACATGTTGCTTGTGGGGAATGGCATACAGCGATAGCTTCCACTTCTGGGCAGTTATTTACATATGGAGATGGGACTTTTGGAGTTCTTGGGCATGGTAATCTTCAAAGTGTTTCTCAACCAAAAGAAGTGGAATCTCTCAAAGGTTTGTGGGTAAAATCTGTTGCATGTGGATCATGGCATACAGCTGCTATTGTTGATGTCGTGGTTGACCGTTTCAAGTTTAATGCTAAAGTTGGGAAATTATTTACATGGGGTGATGGGGATGAAGGAAAGCTTGGGCATGCTACTCAAGGGAGAAAGCTTTTACCAACATGTGTTACACAACTCTTAGATCatgattttgttcaaatttcttGTGGAAGAATGTTGACAGTTGGGCTTACCAATTTGGGTACAGTTTATACAATGGGAAGTGTGGTTCATGGGCAGTTAGGGAATCCACAGGCCAAAGATAAATCAATCACAGTTGTTGAAGGGAAGCTTAAAGAAGAGTTTATTAAGGAGATATCATCTGGTTCAAATCATATCGCTGTCTTGACATCTAGTGGAAGTGTGTTTACATGGGGAAAAGGTGCAAATGGGCAGTTAGGATTAGGTGATTTAGAAGATAGATACTCACCAACTTTAGTGGAGACCTTGAGGGACAGAAAGGTGGAAAGTATCTCTTGTGGATCAAGTTTCACGGCTGCAATCTGCCTACACAAATCTGTTTCTGTTAGTGACCAATCAGCCTGTAGTGGATGTACATTGCCCTTTGGGTTTACAAGGAAGAAGCATAACTGTTATAACTGTGGTCTCTTGTTCTGCCGTGCATGTTGTAGTAAGAAGGTTACAAATGCCTCTCTGGCACCTGATTCAAGCAAGGCTTTTCGAGTCTGTAATCCATGTTTTACTAATTTGCAGAAAATTACACATTCAGGTAGGCTATTAAAACTAGAAAGTGGCAGTCCAAGGCAACTATTGACCCAACGAAAAGTATTCActgatgagaaagaagaaagggGAGATGTAACTCCCAAATGGAGTCAGATGTTGTCAATTAGACAATCTTGTACCAGAGGAAGCCAATATGGTGGAAGGaagaaattagaaaacaaagGGGAAAACCAGTACCATTCAGAACCTGTTTCTTCTTCAGGTGGGCTGCCACAATGGGGGCAAGTCCCATGCCCTCCCCTGTTTAAAACATGTTGTCCAAAAAATGCTGGAGCAATTATTCCTCTAGCAGAAAATCAGTTATCTTCTGTTTTGCCACTTCATTCTGTATCTGCTGCTTCCAGCGACTTAAATGCAGAGAAAGGTATATCTAAGCCAGATGAGATGCTCATGGAAGAAGTGCAGAGGCTGAGGGCtgag gCTAGGAGTCTTGAAAAGCAATGTGAGACTAGAAGCCAGAAGATTCAAGAATGTCAACAACAAATTGAGGAAACTTGGTCCCTGGCAAAGGAAGAAGCTTCCAAGTGTAAGGCAGCAAAAGAGGTCATAAAAGCTTTGGCACTAAAG CTTCATACAATGTCAGAGAAAGCCTCTTCTAAAAAGGAAGGCAAGGACGGAATTCATGTGAGTCTGCCTCAAATCGCGCCAGTATATGCAGATCGCATTGAGGGTGTGCACCATATGATTGTGGCTACACATTTGCCTCCTGAAGTAGGATTATCAAAAGACAGACAAGTAGATAGTCTATCTAATACACCTATTGTATTCTCTGATACATTAAAATCCAAGTATGGGAGACAAATTTGCCATGAAAAAACTAGATCAGTTGAGAACTCACATGACACAAGAACTGAATCTCCAAAGAATGGAATTAATGCATCGAAGCCTGAATGGGTGGAACAGTATGAACCTGGGGTATATATCACATTTACAAGTTTGCCAAGCGGGCAAAAGGGGCTGAAGCGAGTGAGATTTAG CCGAAAGCGATTCACTGAGAGGGAAGCTGTGCGATGGTGGGAGGAGAACCAAGTTATTGTGTATCAAAAATATGACATTGAAGGATATAGCAACTCATCATAA
- the LOC115978148 gene encoding NAC domain-containing protein 86-like — MAPVSLPPGFRFHPTDEELVAYYLKRKINGRKIDLEIIPEVDLYKCEPWDLPGKSLLPSKDLEWYFFSPRDRKYPNGSRTNRATKAGYWKATGKDRKVNSQTRAVGMKKTLVYYRGRAPHGARTDWVMHEYRLDERECEIPSGLQDAYALCRVFKKSATGPKIGEHYAIPSTSYQLTSDHSSSIELYSEGRCEDLESTDYRMPYDNSCSPNMVAGSSHDISGTRDGKWMQFLSEDAFNFTPPPFSNYGTVSYPPSKVDITLECARLQHRFSLPSLEMEDFPQVGFTDFKVSQLTPICESASETDILQEILSVAQASQELTNQNNFPGTWGGNYAPDEDFSFMVGRDTYNQVNDVSAERYIDKPWEDPNARSIQIGGLDEDFKTERMTENLRWVGMSDKELEKSFIEEHKVVPIEDISNFPRREEHEFQGESGHDKSCKEFNDSEMNNFQLGFIDEPNENFLDDGNLEDYSSSPSFEVIEEVKVNHGMFISTRQVAETFFHQIVPSQTVKVHLNPVLVSSFSIEKEDSQITAENRASFLRKFKAFARGKFVAFTKAVNPCAIMCVVTLLLVHMYLGEHMEEEKLMDGFSSTGSVKEEGCSNNGKSKKIPGRIKCNDKRGQVSVVTNTEGGNSFSAFFKRIEIFLTVSLALFTMWANHIIPRD, encoded by the exons ATGGCTCCTGTTTCATTGCCTCCTGGTTTCCGCTTCCACCCTACCGATGAGGAACTCGTCGCTTACTATCTCAAAAGAAAGATCAATGGCCGTAAGATTGATTTGGAGATCATCCCTGAGGTTGATCTATACAAGTGTGAACCTTGGGACTTACCAG GAAAATCATTATTGCCTAGCAAAGACCTGGAGTGGTATTTCTTTAGTCCAAGGGATCGGAAGTACCCGAATGGATCAAGGACTAATCGTGCAACTAAAGCTGGATATTGGAAGGCCACCGGGAAGGATCGAAAAGTGAACTCTCAGACGCGTGCCGTGGGTATGAAGAAAACCCTAGTTTACTATCGAGGGAGAGCACCTCACGGTGCTCGAACAGATTGGGTTATGCATGAATATCGTCTAGACGAGAGAGAATGTGAAATTCCTTCAGGCTTGCAG GATGCATATGCGCTTTGTCGTGTGTTCAAAAAGAGTGCAACTGGTCCAAAAATAGGAGAGCATTATGCTATCCCTTCTACCAGTTATCAACTAACTAGTGACCATTCATCTAGCATTGAACTGTATTCCGAAGGAAGATGTGAAGACTTGGAGAGCACGGATTATCGAATGCCATATGATAATTCATGCTCGCCCAACATGGTAGCTGGATCATCACATGATATCAGTGGAACTAGAGATGGGAAATGGATGCAGTTCTTATCAGAAGATGCATTTAATTTCACACCTCCACCATTTTCAAATTATGGAACCGTTTCATACCCTCCATCTAAg GTAGATATAACATTAGAGTGTGCAAGGTTGCAGCATCGGTTCTCACTTCCTTCATTGGAGATGGAGGACTTCCCTCAAGTTGGATTCACTGACTTTAAAGTGTCACAATTAACACCCATATGCGAAAGTGCAAGCGAAACTGATATTTTGCAGGAAATTCTTTCAGTTGCTCAAGCTTCTCAGGAACTGACAAATCAAAATAACTTTCCGGGGACATGGGGTGGAAATTATGCCCCGGATGAAGATTTTTCCTTTATGGTTGGCAGAGATACTTACAATCAAGTTAATGATGTGAGTGCTGAGAGGTATATAGACAAACCCTGGGAAGATCCAAATGCAAGGTCAATACAGATTGGAGGTCTAGATGAAGATTTTAAGACAGAAAGGATGACAGAGAACTTAAGATGGGTGGGAATGTCAGACAAAGAACTAGAGAAG AGTTTTATTGAAGAACACAAGGTCGTTCCAATAGAAGATATTTCAAACTTTCCAAGAAGAGAAGAGCATGAGTTTCAAG GAGAAAGTGGGCATGACAAAAGCTGTAAGGAATTCAATGATTCAGAGATGAATAACTTCCAACTTGGATTCATCGATGAGCCAAATGAGAACTTTCTTGATGATGGAAACTTGGAAGATTATTCAAGCTCTCCGAGCTTCGAGGTCATCGAGGAAGTTAAAGTTAATCATGGAATGTTCATTTCAACTCGCCAGGTAGCCGAGACATTCTTTCACCAAATAGTGCCTTCACAGACAGTTAAGGTCCACCTAAACCCCGTGCTGGTGAGTAGCTTCTCAATAGAGAAAGAAGATTCACAAATTACAGCTGAGAATAGAGCTTCCTTCCTTAGAAAGTTCAAGGCATTCGCAAGAGGGAAGTTTGTGGCATTCACCAAAGCAGTGAATCCATGTGCAATCATGTGTGTGGTCACACTTCTTTTGGTGCACATGTATCTTGGGGAGCATATGGAAGAAGAGAAATTGATGGATGGCTTTAGCTCAACTGGCAGTGTGAAAGAAGAAGGTTGCTCTAACAATGGGAAAAGCAAGAAAATACCAGGCAGAATCAAGTGCAATGACAAGAGGGGACAGGTTTCAGTGGTGACTAACACAGAAGGGGGGAATAGCTTTAGTGCTTTTTTCAAGAGAATAGAGATTTTCCTCACCGTTTCTTTGGCTCTTTTTACCATGTGGGCTAACCACATTATACCTAgggattga